GTGTACTGATACCATTAATTGTTGGATTTGCAAGTAGTGTAATTACTCAATTAATAGCAGGAATAGATACATCTACATATTATTCCCAATTAATAAAACCAGGTTTCGCTCCACCGAGTATAGTATTTCCTATAGTTTGGACAATACTATATATTTTAATGGGAATATCAGCTTATAAAATCTTAAAAAAAGGATATGAGTTACCGAAAGTAAAAGATGCAATGTTTTACTATTGGTTACAGCTAGGTTTAAATTTCCTTTGGAGTATATTATTTTTTGGATTTGATTTAAGATTTACATCTTTAATAACTTTGGGGATATTAACTATAATAGTAATTATAATGACTATAAAGTTCTTTAAAATAGATAAAAAAGCTGTATACTTAAATATTCCATATATACTATGGCTTTTATATGCATTCGTACTAAATTACTTTATTTGGGTAATTAACAAATAAAGTAATAATATATAAGTGAAAACATATACTGAATTAATAAATATATGTCACTTATAGAAGTTGACCTCAACCCGCTAGATATAATTATATTAAATACTTAAGATAAAATATTTAATATACAAATCAACAAAGTAAATGTTATAAAAAATTTTAATAAACAATTTACTAGATTATATTTGATTAGTATGCTCGAAGGGAGAGGTTTTTATGAAAATAACCATATCAAGTAGGCCGATAAAACTAACAGAGTCAGTATACAATTATATAAATAATAAAGTTAATAAGTTAGAAAATCACCTAAATTCTGAAGATGAAGTGAAAATTTTGATAACTTATGATAAAGAAATATATAAGATAGAAATAACTATATTATCAACCGACAGTACAATAATTAGGTCTGAATCATCTGATGAAGACTTATATTTTGCAGCAGATATGGTATTAGAAAGAATAGCTAAACAATTAATTAGATATAAGTATAAGATGAAATTTGAAAGTAAATTTAATAGTTTTGATATAAATAATGAGAGTATCAAATATCAACGGGAAGAAAAAGATCAATTGATTGAAAGGCATAAA
Above is a genomic segment from Romboutsia lituseburensis containing:
- the hpf gene encoding ribosome hibernation-promoting factor, HPF/YfiA family, which produces MKITISSRPIKLTESVYNYINNKVNKLENHLNSEDEVKILITYDKEIYKIEITILSTDSTIIRSESSDEDLYFAADMVLERIAKQLIRYKYKMKFESKFNSFDINNESIKYQREEKDQLIERHKKFNLKPMSVEEAIMQMELIGHNFYMFRNQETYEINIVYKRYNGGYGLIEHE
- a CDS encoding TspO/MBR family protein codes for the protein MIISVKEVINFLISVLIPLIVGFASSVITQLIAGIDTSTYYSQLIKPGFAPPSIVFPIVWTILYILMGISAYKILKKGYELPKVKDAMFYYWLQLGLNFLWSILFFGFDLRFTSLITLGILTIIVIIMTIKFFKIDKKAVYLNIPYILWLLYAFVLNYFIWVINK